From a single Phalacrocorax aristotelis chromosome 1, bGulAri2.1, whole genome shotgun sequence genomic region:
- the CHADL gene encoding chondroadherin-like protein — MRLSWGLFLLTVALALWGVAATRCPLPCMCDNLRAHVLCFNGNLTAVPSTIPQLTKKLDLPGNSFMVIPVGAFLATPYLTHLDLQRCKVERLEEGAFRGLGRLIYLNLASNSIALLYQESLDGLSSLQQLILAGNRIEEIQPGAFGHLGSLTVLDLRANALVYLPDMVFQGLQALRWLRLSHNALHVLGSEAFAALPSLHRLSLDHNELQALPSEALARLDRATWLDLGHNPITYVAEEALAMDSLKHLFLDHAALQDVAHNAFTHSPQLRMLDLSKNQLQGLLPLAGARRLVRINLAGNPLLCSCLLHPFHDWLVRARVQVEGACAMPPNLHGRPLDSLRPTEMRCGNPWLPPSPTMPTEQPRVASSGQCPQGCTCSSDFRHGSCENRDLHEIPQGFPRDTRLLDLRRNAFGTVPPDAFPGLKELVSLHLQSCSIGVLRPGALRGLENLVYLYLTNNHLSTLAAAAFKGAPRLAYLDLDHNAFTHLPAGAFQLLPNLISLHLQHNAIRELAEGDLAGAGGLRWLHLTGNAIECIAPAALAPAKMLEKLHLEGNHLAEVPTAALWGLPALSELKLSRNPIKHVGDSAFLPVASSLQHLYLDNMGLQQISPGAFIGLGPKIRSLYLENNKMSNIPDMSNFTGLEILNLRDVPFHCDCQLLPLRRWIDKLNLRVGATCGSPAEARGIKVKLSTTFQTCPGWGQGKAGGASPDKSKAASKKKRSGKSPPRGFKKSRA; from the exons ATGAGGCTGTCCTGGGGGCTCTTCCTGCTCACGGTGGCCCTGGCACTGTGGGGGGTGGCTGCCACCCGCTGTCCCCTGCCCTGCATGTGCGACAACCTCCGTGCCCACGTCCTCTGCTTCAACGGGAACCTGACAGCTGTCCCCAGCACCATCCCGCAG CTCACCAAAAAACTGGACCTTCCGGGCAACAGCTTCATGGTCATCCCGGTGGGAGCCTTCCTCGCCACCCCGTACCTCACACACTTAGATCTGCAGCGCTGCAAGGTGgaaaggctggaggaaggggcatTCCGAGGGCTGGGGAGGCTCATCTACCTCAACCTGGCATCCAACAGCATAGCTCTCCTCTACCAGGAGTCCTTAGATGGGTTGtcctccctccagcagctcatCCTGGCGGGGAACCGCATTGAGGAGATCCAGCCAGGTGCTTTTGGCCACCTGGGGTCCCTCACTGTCCTTGACCTGAGGGCAAACGCCTTGGTCTACCTCCCGGACATGGTTTTCCAGGGTCTGCAGGCCCTCAGGTGGCTCCGGCTGTCCCACAATGCCCTCCATGTTCTGGGTAGCGAGGCCTTTGCCGCCCTGCCCAGCCTGCACAGGCTGAGCCTGGACCACAATGAGCTGCAGGCGTTGCCCAGCGAGGCTCTggccaggctggacagggcgACCTGGCTGGACCTGGGCCACAACCCTATCACCTATGTGGCCGAGGAAGCCCTGGCCATGGACTCCCTGAAGCACCTCTTCCTGGACCATGCTGCCCTCCAGGACGTGGCGCACAATGCCTTCACCCACAGCCCCCAGCTGCGCATGCTGGACCTCAGCAAAAACCAGCTGCAAGGGCTGCTGCCCCTGGCTGGGGCCAGAAGGCTGGTGAGAATCAACCTGGCTGGGAACCccttgctctgctcctgcctcctgcaCCCCTTCCACGACTGGCTGGTGAGGGCACGGGTACAGGTGGAGGGGGCCTGCGCCATGCCCCCCAACCTCCACGGCCGGCCCCTTGACTCCCTGAGACCCACCGAGATGAGATGCGGCAACCCCtggctgccccccagccccaccatgCCAACGGAGCAGCCGAGGGTGGCCAGCAGCGGCCAGTGCCCCCAGGGGTGCACCTGCTCCTCTGATTTCCGGCATGGGTCCTGTGAGAACAGGGACCTGCATGAGATCCCCCAGGGCTTCCCCAGGGACACCCGCCTCCTCGACCTGCGCCGAAATGCCTTTGGGACGGTGCCACCAGATGCCTTTCCTGGCCTGAAAGAGCTGGTGTCGCTccacctgcagagctgcagcattGGGGTGCTGCGCCCTGGGGCACTGCGGGGGCTGGAGAATCTGGTTTACCTCTACCTCACCAACAACCACCTCTCCAccttggcagctgctgccttcaaGGGGGCCCCACGGCTAGCCTACCTTGACCTGGACCACAATGCCTTCACCCACCTGCCTGCAGGTGCCTTCCAGCTCCTGCCCAACCTCATCTCCCTCCACCTGCAGCACAACGCCatcagggagctggcagagggtgacctggctggggctggggggttgCGCTGGCTCCACCTCACTGGGAATGCCATTGAGTGCATCGCTCCTGCCGCCCTGGCTCCAGCCAAGATGCTGGAGAAGCTGCACCTGGAGGGAAACCACCTGGCAGAGGtgcccacagcagccctgtgggGCCTGCCTGCCCTGAGCGAGCTGAAGCTCTCCCGAAACCCCATCAAGCACGTGGGGGACAGTGCCTTCCTGCCGGTGGCCTCCAGCCTGCAGCACCTCTACCTGGACAACATGGGCCTGCAGCAG ATTTCCCCCGGTGCCTTTATTGGCCTTGGTCCCAAGATCAGAAGCCTCTACCTGGAGAACAACAAAATGAGCAACATCCCTGACATGAGCAACTTCACAGGGCTGGAGATCCTCAACCTGAGGGATGTGCCTTTCCACTGCGACTGCCAGCTCCTCCCCCTGCGCAG GTGGATCGACAAACTCAACCTCCGTGTAGGGGCCACCTGTGGGTCCCCTGCAGAAGCCCGGGGGATAAAGGTAAAGCTTTCCACCACTTTCCAAACCTGCCCTGGCTGGGGCCAAGGCAAGGCAGGGGGAGCCAGTCCTGACAAGAGCAAGGCTGCAAGCAAGAAAAAGAGATCGGGAAAATCACCACCCAGAGGCTTCAAGAAGAGCAGAGCTTAG
- the RANGAP1 gene encoding ran GTPase-activating protein 1, which yields MASEDISKLAESLAKTKVGGGQLSFKGQSLKLNTAEDAEEVIKQIEEFDGLEALRLEGNTVGVEAAKVIAKALENKSELKRCHWSDMFTGRLRSEIPPALISLGDALITAGAQLVELDLSDNAFGPDGVRGFEALLKSPACYTLQELKLNNCGMGIGGGKILAAALKECHRKSSAQGKPLALKIFVAGRNRLENDGATALAEAFGIIGTLEEVHMPQNGINHPGITALAQAFAINPLLKVINLNDNTFTEKGAVAMAETLKALRQIEVINFGDCLVRSKGAVAIADAVKEGLHKLKELNLSFCEIKRDAALTVAEAIEDKAELEKLDLNGNCLGEEGCEQLQEILEGFNMAAVLGSLSDDEGEEEEDEEEEEDEDEEEEEEEEEEEQQQLKDRGQGEQESLTPKKIIDSQDSTPVPSPPVDVATFLAFPSPEKLLRLGPKCSVLIAQQTDTSDVEKVVTTLLRISSVFKDEAPVKTAVHEITDALMRKAFTSATFNSDAFITSLLIHMGLLKSEEKIKAVPSLYGILMTLNYMVQQDYFPKPLVSVLLAFVTKPNRALDSCSFARHMLLQTLHQL from the exons atggcaTCAGAAGACATCTCTAAGCTTGCGGAGTCACTTGCCAAAACCAAAGTGGGTGGCGGACAGTTGAGCTTCAAAGGCCAGAGCCTTAAACTCAATACAGCTGAAGATG CTGAAGAAGTGATCAAGCAAATTGAGGAATTTGATGGCCTGGAAGCATTGCGCCTGGAAGGCAACACAGTGGGTGTGGAGGCAGCAAAGGTCATTGCCAAAGCCTTGGAGAACAAATCAGAGCTCAAG AGGTGTCATTGGAGTGACATGTTCACAGGGAGACTAAGGTCTGAGATCCCTCCTGCTTTG ATCTCTTTGGGGGATGCGCTCATCACTGCTGGAGCCCAGCTGGTGGAGCTGGACCTGAGTGACAATGCCTTTGGGCCAGACGGTGTGCGTGGCTTTGAGGCGCTGCTGAAGAGCCCCGCGTGCTACACCCTACAGGAACTCAAGCTCAATAACTGTGGCATGGGCATTGGTGGTGGCAAG ATATTGGCAGCTGCTCTGAAAGAATGTCACAGGAAATCAAGTGCCCAGGGCAAGCctcttgctttgaaaatatttgtggcTGGCAGAAACCGTCTTGAGAATGATGGTGCCACTGCCCTGGCTGAAGCCTTTGGG ATCATTGGGACTCTAGAAGAGGTCCACATGCCACAGAATGGAATTAACCATCCTGGCATCACGGCACTGGCCCAGGCCTTTGCCATCAACCCGCTGCTTAAGGTTATAAACTTGAATGACAACACCTTCACGGAGAAAGGAGCTGTGGCCATGGCAGAG ACTCTGAAGGCACTTCGGCAGATTGAAGTGATCAACTTTGGAGACTGCCTGGTGCGTTCGAAGGGTGCTGTTGCTATTGCTGATGCTGTTAAAGAAGGGCTTCATAAATTAAAG GAGCTGAATTTATCCTTCTGTGAGATCAAACGAGATGCTGCTCTGACTGTTGCTGAAGCTATTGAAGATAAGGCAGAGTTGGAGAAGTTGGATCTCAATG GTAACtgcctgggagaagagggatGTGAGCAACTCCAGGAGATCCTTGAAGGCTTTAATatggcagctgtgctgggatCTTTAAG TGATGatgaaggggaggaggaggaggatgaagaagaggaggaagatgaagatgaggaggaggaggaagaggaggaggaggaagaacagcAACAGCTGAAGGACAGAGGACAGGGAGAACAGGAGTCACTGACTCCTAAGAAGATAATTGATTCACAG GATTCAACTCCAGTGCCATCTCCTCCTGTGGATGTTGCCACATTCCTTGCTTTCCCATCACCGGAGAAGCTGCTGCGACTAGGACCAAAGTGTTCTGTGCTGATAGCTCAGCAG ACAGATACATCTGATGTAGAGAAAGTAGTTACAACTCTCCTAAGGATATCTTCAGTCTTCAAAGATGAAGCCCCAGTGAAAACAGCAGTGCATGAAATAACAG atgCCTTGATGAGAAAAGCCTTCACTTCTGCCACATTTAATTCAGATGCATTCATCACAAGCCTCTTGATCCACATGGGACTACTTAAG AGTGAAGAGAAAATCAAAGCTGTCCCGAGCCTCTATGGTATTCTTATGACCTTGAACTATATGGTCCAGCAGGATTATTTCCCTAAACCCCTGGTCTCGGTTCTCTTAGCTTTTGTCACAAA ACCAAACCGTGCTCTTGACTCCTGTTCATTTGCTCGCCACATGCTCTTACAAACCCTCCACCAGCTGTGA